CCAGATCACCAATGCCGGCGTCGCCATCGCCTGTCTCGACCACCTGCCGCTGGCGGTGGACGACGACGCGGTGCGCCGCGGCCTTGCCACCGTCGAATGGCCGGGACGCCTGCAGCGCCTGACCCGCGGCCCGCTGGCTGAGAGCCTGCCGCCGGGCTGGGAACTGTGGCTGGACGGCGGCCACAACGATTCGGCCGGCGAGGTCCTGGCCCGTCAGGCGGTCGACTGGTCGCGTGGCCAACCCAATGACAGCCGGCCCAATGAGGGATCGGGCGGCAGCCCCGCCCTGCCGCTTCTCCTGATCTACGGAATGCTGTCCAGCAAGGACCCGTTCGAGTTCCTGGGCCCGCTGGCTCCCTTCACCCATGCCCTGCGCGCGGTGGCGATCCCGGGCGAGGAGGCCAGCTTTACCGCCGAGGAGTCCTGCGAGACCGCCAAGCTCTGCGGCATCCGCGACCACGGCGCCGCCGACAGCGTGAACGCCGCCCTGGCCGATCTGGTTGCCGGCCGCAAGGGCCCGGCGCGCGTGCTGATCTGCGGCTCGCTCTACCTCGCGGGCTCGGTGCTGGCGGAGAACGGGTGATCATCCCTACGTCTGGGATTGCTTCTCGCAGAGTGTACATGATCTGGTAAAGTGGACCGATCTTTATACACCTCTAAAGCGATCCCAGACCTGTGATGGCCATTCCCGATTTTCAGACTCTGATGCTACCTGTGCTGAAAACCGCTGCCGATGGCGGGGAGGTCCGCATTGGCGATGTGGTAGACCGGCTTGCCGACACGTTCAGCTTGACCGACGAGGATCGGGCCCACCTATTGCCCTCAGGTCGGCAAACGACCTTTGCAAACCGGGTCCATTGGGCGAAGAGCTATCTCAGCAAGGCCGGGTTGGTTGAGTTGACGCGGCGGGCGCATTTCCGCATCACCCCAGCGGGGCGCGAGGTGTTGAGGGCGCCGCCAGAGCGGATTACCATCCGCTTCCTTGAGCAATTTCCAAGCTTCAAAGGCTTCCGCGACGGTGAAACCGAGATAGCTGACGCTTCGGGTGTTGCCGAGGTGGTGCTGCCGGTCACCGAGAGTCCCCTGACCCCCGATGAGGTGATGCGGCAGGCCCATCTGCGGATCGAGGCGTCGCTGGCGGAGGAGATCCTCCAGCGGGTGCGATCCGGCACGCCTGCCTTCTTTGAGAAGACCGTGGTCCACCTGCTGATCACAATGGGATATGGCGGGTCGGTGACGGAACTCGACAAGGCTCTGGTCGGCAAGTCGGGTGATGACGGCGTGGATGGCGTCATCGACCAGGACCCGCTCGGGTTGGACCGGGTCTATGTCCAGGCCAAGCGGTATGCCGACGGCAACACCGTTGGGGCGGGGGCGATCCGCGACTTCTTTGGCAGCCTGAACCTGTTTAAGGCGACCAAGGGGCTGTTCGTCACCACCTCCGCCTTCACCACGTCGGCCCGGGAGACCGCTGACAGGCTCGGCACCCGCATCGTGCTGATCGACGGCATCCAACTGGCCAAGCTGATGATCCGCCACGAGGTTGGCTGTCGGATCGAGGAGACCCTGCACATCAAGCGTGTGGATGAGGACTTCTTCGAGTAGCAGGGAAGTGCTTGGGTCGCTGGCGGGCCATCCGGTCCGCCGGCGCGACCTGCTGCCGGCCTGACGCGCGAACACAAAAAAGCGGGCCAGATGCCGTTCCCGGCAACGCCCGCTGACAATCCATCAACTTGTCTCACCCTTCCGGAGAAGGGGAAAATGGTGGAGCCGAGGAGGATCGAACTCCCGACCTACGCATTGCGAACGCGTCGCTCTCCCAGCTGAGCTACGGCCCCACACTCACACCGTGGCGTCTTCGTCGCCCCGGCGTGGCGCGGATATTGTCCATGACGGGGGGTGCTGTCAAGCGCTTGATTCAGAAAAAATGAAGTGGCTGTGGGATGGCGCAGGAAGGGGCATAGGACGGCCGATCCGCCGCAGGCCGCTCGGGCGATCGGCGGGCCGCCGTACTGGACAGGCCTCCGCGCTTATGCTTAGGGTGCCCGGAAAAGGCTGGCGCCCGCCGCGCAGTGCGCTGCGCGCGGCCGTCGCAAAAACCGCACTGGAGCTGGCCCGGCATGATCGCGCTGTAT
The Azospirillum sp. TSA2s DNA segment above includes these coding regions:
- a CDS encoding restriction endonuclease: MAIPDFQTLMLPVLKTAADGGEVRIGDVVDRLADTFSLTDEDRAHLLPSGRQTTFANRVHWAKSYLSKAGLVELTRRAHFRITPAGREVLRAPPERITIRFLEQFPSFKGFRDGETEIADASGVAEVVLPVTESPLTPDEVMRQAHLRIEASLAEEILQRVRSGTPAFFEKTVVHLLITMGYGGSVTELDKALVGKSGDDGVDGVIDQDPLGLDRVYVQAKRYADGNTVGAGAIRDFFGSLNLFKATKGLFVTTSAFTTSARETADRLGTRIVLIDGIQLAKLMIRHEVGCRIEETLHIKRVDEDFFE